One Manihot esculenta cultivar AM560-2 chromosome 6, M.esculenta_v8, whole genome shotgun sequence DNA segment encodes these proteins:
- the LOC110618144 gene encoding transcription factor TCP12: MYSSSSNCYPFQYTQNQIDITSLIPEDQLFSPFLHLPSSYLDHGDFLPSDFLTHHYHQLQQQQQQQILGSNANLEAETIQEMNPSANLKRATRSNNKKKRSNMNGTKQPVPRKRSGKKDRHSKIHTAQGPRDRRMRLSLQIARKFFDLQDMLGFDKASKTIDWLFSKSKAEIKELTDSLSRPRVKRTTSSGDGQSVPSTSESEVMSSGIRLTPDHGDKGEIIVEDNSFVSITRQKMSKKSNKPSLINPLVKESREKARARARERTKEKQKIKGFDKCNHYSQANPNNLEQLGPARSLENGENLGFGDHEMKPLLMVAGEEDHQEPRTYLMQHQTNSVSIVDKTFGLTGPSKSSSIFDLPHNFVVPSASGADFEDEFSGLTGNWDISNARVQNRFCAVPSMKLSRGNIQYKTLGKFS; encoded by the coding sequence ATGTATTCTTCAAGCAGCAATTGCTATCCTTTTCAGTACACTCAAAACCAGATTGACATAACAAGCCTGATACCAGAAGATCAGCTCTTTTCACCTTTTCTGCACTTACCTTCATCTTATCTTGATCATGGTGATTTTCTTCCAAGTGACTTCTTAACTCATCATTATCATCAACTACAACAACAGCAACAGCAACAAATTCTGGGGTCCAACGCTAATTTGGAAGCAGAGACAATTCAGGAGATGAACCCTTCTGCTAATTTGAAGAGGGCAACACGAAGCAATAACAAGAAAAAGAGAAGCAACATGAATGGTACAAAGCAGCCGGTTCCTAGAAAGAGAAGTGGGAAAAAGGACCGGCATAGCAAGATCCATACAGCTCAAGGGCCAAGAGACCGGAGAATGAGGTTGTCTCTTCAAATTGCTCGAAAGTTCTTTGATCTCCAAGACATGCTGGGCTTTGATAAAGCAAGCAAAACCATCGACTGGTTGTTTTCAAAATCAAAGGCCGAAATCAAGGAACTCACAGACAGTCTCTCTAGACCTAGAGTGAAGAGAACTACTAGTAGTGGTGATGGCCAGAGTGTTCCTTCTACTTCAGAGAGTGAAGTTATGTCATCAGGTATCAGGCTGACGCCTGATCATGGAGACAAGGGTGAGATCATTGTTGAGGATAACTCATTTGTGAGCATTACAAGACAGAAAATGagcaaaaaatcaaataaaccaTCCCTGATTAATCCTCTTGTTAAAGAGTCCAGGGAAAAGGCAAGAGCAAGAGCGAGGGAGAGAACCAAGGAGAAACAGAAGATCAAAGGCTTTGACAAGTGCAACCACTATTCTCAAGCAAACCCTAACAATTTGGAGCAGTTGGGGCCTGCTAGATCTCTCGAAAATGGTGAAAACTTGGGTTTTGGAGACCATGAAATGAAGCCTCTTCTAATGGTAGCTGGTGAAGAAGATCATCAAGAACCTAGAACTTATTTGATGCAACATCAAACGAATTCTGTAAGCATCGTTGACAAAACCTTTGGGCTTACAGGCCCTTCAAAATCTTCTTCGATTTTCGATCTTCCTCACAACTTTGTGGTTCCAAGTGCCAGTGGGGCTGATTTCGAGGACGAATTTTCAGGGCTTACCGGAAATTGGGACATTAGCAATGCAAGAGTCCAGAATAGATTCTGCGCAGTGCCAAGCATGAAGCTATCAAGAGGTAATATCCAGTACAAAACCCTAGGGAAATTTTCATGA
- the LOC110618102 gene encoding coiled-coil domain-containing protein 130 homolog isoform X1 produces the protein MGKKKDRNLPQVSSTSDKETNELIISTNPRMHSRTGFFEQVPWSACSKGEARKIYQGILITSFEMPFNAWSGGCNSMIVKGDRFNAE, from the exons ATGGGAAAGAAGAAAGATCGGAATCTCCCCCAAGTTAGTTCTACTTCCGACAAGGAGACAAATG AGCTGATAATTTCTACTAACCCCAGAATGCACTCCAGAACTG GGTTCTTTGAACAAGTTCCATGGTCAGCATGCTCTAAGGGAGAAGCAAGAAAAATATACCAGGGCATTTTGATAACTAG CTTCGAGATGCCATTCAATGCATGGTCTGGTGGTTGCAATTCAATGATTGTTAAAGGTGATCGGTTCAATGCAGAGTAA
- the LOC110618102 gene encoding uncharacterized protein LOC110618102 isoform X2, which yields MGKKKDRNLPQVSSTSDKETNELIISTNPRMHSRTGFFEQVPWSACSKGEARKIYQGILITRYHFNSIVLKASRCHSMHGLVVAIQ from the exons ATGGGAAAGAAGAAAGATCGGAATCTCCCCCAAGTTAGTTCTACTTCCGACAAGGAGACAAATG AGCTGATAATTTCTACTAACCCCAGAATGCACTCCAGAACTG GGTTCTTTGAACAAGTTCCATGGTCAGCATGCTCTAAGGGAGAAGCAAGAAAAATATACCAGGGCATTTTGATAACTAGGTATCATTTCAATAGCATTGTATTAAAAG CTTCGAGATGCCATTCAATGCATGGTCTGGTGGTTGCAATTCAATGA
- the LOC110616929 gene encoding uncharacterized protein At1g26090, chloroplastic, translating to MASSSSFFSPLLLANPDSDFTFLKRKVNVHYKVKATSALPITAAAASSSSSTSNNKENSSSKSTKLITFLGKGGSGKTISSIFAAQHYAMAGLSTCLVIQTQDPSADYFLNCKIGTSPVICNDNLSAVRLETTKMLLEPLNRLKQADAHLKMTQGVLEGVVGEELGVLPAMDSIFSALVLERLVRFLTNVAQKKKEDKFDIIVYDGISSDETLRMIGAASKARLYLKYLRNLAEKTDLGRLVGPSLLRIVDEAMNLGGRGYSNGIASAEIWDNLERMLERGSSAFSDPCKFGCFLVMDPSNPTSVNSALRYWGCTIQAGAQVSGAFGISSPYLNEESIEQIKNKFSPLHFAFIPQFPMGYPLDWNSIMLNTVGHDSRAHFSLPARHSDSFKSNVKFDAAKKSITLFMPGFDKTEIKLYQYRGGSELLVEAGDQRRVISLPPRIQGKVGGAKFIDRSLVITMR from the exons AtggcttcttcctcttcttttttctcCCCTTTGCTTCTAGCAAACCCTGATTCTGATTTCACGTTCCTCAAACGCAAAGTCAATGTACATTATAAGGTAAAAGCTACTTCAGCTCTTCCCATtactgctgctgctgcttcttcttcttcttctacttcaaataataaggaaaattcttcctccaaatcGACCAAGCTTATCACTTTTCTAGGCAAAGGTGGCTCTGGCAAGACCATCTCCTCGATTTTCGCTGCACAG CATTATGCAATGGCTGGACTTAGCACATGCTTGGTAATACAGACTCAAGATCCCTCTGCTGATTATTTTCTGAACTGTAAGATTGGAACCTCTCCTGTCATCTGCAATGACAATCTTTCGGCTGTTAGATTGGAAACCACGAAA ATGCTTCTTGAGCCTCTTAATCGACTAAAGCAAGCAGATGCGCATCTTAAGATGACCCAAGGTGTTCTTGAAGGG GTTGTTGGAGAAGAACTTGGTGTGCTTCCTGCAATGGATTCTATTTTTTCTGCATTGGTACTTGAGAGGCTTGTCCGATTCTTAACCAATGTAGCCCAGAAGAAAAAAGAGGATAAATTTGACATAATAGTATATGATGGAATCAGCAGTGATGAAACTCTAAGAATGATAGGTGCAGCCAGTAAAGCCAG ATTGTACTTGAAATATCTAAGAAACTTGGCTGAGAAGACTGATCTTGGGAGACTGGTGGGTCCTTCACTCCTGAGAATTGTTGACGAAGCAATGAATTTAGGTGGCAGGGGGTACTCGAATGGAATAGCAAGTGCAGAGATCTGGGACAATTTGGAAAGGATGCTGGAG CGAGGATCCTCTGCTTTCTCTGATCCATGTAAATTTGGCTGCTTCCTTGTAATGGACCCAAGTAATCCAACCTCAGTGAATTCAGCATTACGGTATTGGGGCTGTACAATCCAAGCTGGTGCACAGGTTTCTGGTGCATTTGGGATTTCTTCTCCATATTTGAATGAAGAATCAattgaacaaatcaagaacaAATTTTCACCCTTGCATTTTGCTTTCATTCCACAATTCCCAATGGGTTACCCACTGGATTGGAACTCAATCATGTTAAACACTGTTGGTCATGATTCAAGGGCCCATTTCTCTTTGCCAGCAAGGCACAGTGATAGTTTTAAATCGAATGTCAAGTTTGATGCAGCTAAAAAATCAATAACCCTTTTTATGCCAGGTTTTGACAAGACAGAGATCAAGCTATATCAA TACAGGGGAGGGTCCGAGTTGTTGGTGGAAGCAGGAGACCAGCGACGTGTAATTTCCTTGCCACCAAGAATTCAAGGTAAGGTGGGAGGTGCAAAGTTCATCGATAGAAGTCTGGTAATCACCATGCGATAG
- the LOC110617237 gene encoding protein CHUP1, chloroplastic, with amino-acid sequence MIVRLGFLVAASIAAYTVKQLNVQTSRSTGQFRHSDDGEASLEQHRNKGKDREQFPYSDDSLKEKEGEEEEEEEEVKLISSVFDRAHGVAPGIEDEDILPEFEDFLSGEIEYRLPGDKIDKAEKEKIYETEMANNANELERLRNLVEELEEREVKLEGELLEYYGLKEQESDITELQRQIKIKTVEIDMLKITINSLQAERKKLQEEIRQGESCKKEVEVARNKIKELQRQIQLEANQTKGQLLLLKQQVSGLQAKEEEAIKKDAEVEKKLKAVKELEVEVVELRRKNKELQHEKRELTIKLDAAQAKIAALSNMTESEMVAKTREEVNDLRHVNEDLLKQVEGLQMNRFSEVEELVYLRWVNACLRYELRNYQAPPGKISARDLNKSLSPKSQEKAKQLMLDYAGSERGQGDTDLESNFSHPSSPGSEDFDNTSIDSSTSRYSSLSKRPSLIQKIKKWGKSKDDSGPLSSPSRSLSGGSPSRTSMSHRPKGPLEALMLRNAGDSVAITTFGKMEQDIPDSPETPSNVPHIRTQVSSGDSLNNVASSFQLMSKSVEGVLDEKYPVYKDRHKLALEREKQIKEKAEQARAARFAENSSFDSMSKGGRVKSASLPSQLSQIKEKSIASAGQSNDGKAVDSQSISKMRLADIEKRPPRVPRPPPKPSSGAVVDSNKLTSTGVPPPLPGAPPPPPPPPGGPPRPPPPPGSLPRGAGSGDKVHRAPELVEFYQTLMKREAKKDTSSLMSSTSNASDARSNMIGEIENRSSFLLAVKADVETQGDFVQSLATEVRAASFTNIDDLIVFVNWLDEELSFLVDERAVLKHFDWPESKADALREAAFEYQDLLKLEKQVSSFVDDPKLPCEAALKKMYKLLEKVENSVYALLRTRDMAISRYREYGIPVDWLLDSGVVGKIKLSSVQLARKYMGRVASELDALSGPEKEPNREFLLLQGVRFAFRVHQFAGGFDAESMKTFEELRSRVHSQTGEDNKLEGS; translated from the exons TTAATGTCCAAACCTCAAGATCAACTGGTCAATTCAGGCATTCAG ATGATGGTGAAGCAAGTCTTGAGCAACACCGAAACAAGGGGAAAGACAGGGAGCAGTTTCCATATTCTGATGATAGCCTCAAAGAGAAGGAG ggggaggaagaagaagaagaagaggaggtcaAATTGATAAGTAGTGTATTTGACCGAGCTCATGGTGTTGCACCTGGCATAGAAGATGAAGATATTTTACCTGAATTTGAAGATTTTCTTTCTGGGGAAATTGAATATCGATTACCTGGTGACAAGATTGACAAGGCTGAGAAAGAAAAGATATATGAAACAGAGATGGCAAACAATGCAAATGAACTGGAACGCTTGCGTAATCTAGTAGAGGAATTGGAGGAAAGAGAGGTGAAACTTGAGGGAGAATTGCTCGAGTACTATGGATTAAAGGAGCAAGAATCAGACATCACTGAATTACAGAggcaaattaaaataaagacaGTTGAGATTGATATGTTAAAGATTACCATCAACTCCTTGCAGGCTGAGAGGAAGAAGCTTCAAGAAGAGATAAGACAGGGAGAATCTTGCAAGAAGGAAGTGGAGGTAGCAAGGAACAAGATAAAGGAGCTGCAAAGGCAAATTCAGCTTGAAGCTAACCAGACAAAGGGCCAGTTATTGTTGCTTAAACAACAAGTTTCTGGGCTTCAGGCTAAGGAGGAAGAAGCCATTAAGAAAGATGCAGAGGTTGAGAAGAAGCTGAAGGCTGTGAAGGAGTTAGAGGTGGAAGTTGTGGAACTTAGGAGGAAAAATAAAGAGCTTCAACATGAAAAGAGGGAGTTGACTATTAAGCTGGATGCTGCTCAAGCTAAAATAGCAGCCCTTTCCAATATGACAGAG AGTGAAATGGTTGCCAAGACCAGAGAGGAAGTCAATGATTTAAGGCATGTAAATGAAGACTTATTAAAACAAGTAGAAGGACTTCAAATGAACAGGTTTAGTGAAGTTGAAGAACTAGTGTACCTTCGTTGGGTTAATGCATGCTTGAGGTATGAGCTCCGGAACTACCAAGCACCTCCAGGAAAAATTTCAGCTCGTGATCTTAACAAAAGTTTGAGCCCCAAGTCCCAAGAGAAGGCTAAACAGTTAATGTTAGATTACGCAGGATCAGAACGTGGACAAGGAGACACGGATCTTGAAAGCAACTTTTCTCACCCATCTTCTCCTGGAAGTGAGGACTTTGACAATACTTCCATTGATAGCTCTACTAGCAGATATAGTAGTCTCAGTAAGAGACCTAGCTTGATCCAGAAGATCAAGAAATGGGGGAAAAGCAAAGACGATTCAGGCCCTCTTTCATCACCTTCCAGATCCCTTTCTGGAGGATCTCCAAGCAGGACAAGCATGAGCCACCGACCAAAGGGTCCATTGGAAGCTTTAATGTTGAGAAACGCTGGTGATAGTGTAGCCATAACTACATTCGGCAAGATGGAACAAGATATTCCCGACTCTCCAGAAACTCCTTCAAATGTTCCCCATATTAGAACACAAGTTTCTTCTGGTGACTCGCTAAATAATGTTGCTTCATCTTTCCAATTAATGTCCAAATCAGTTGAAGGAGTTCTTGATGAAAAATATCCAGTCTATAAAGACCGGCATAAATTGGCCCTAGAGAGGGAGAAGCAGATAAAAGAAAAGGCAGAGCAAGCAAGAGCAGCAAGATTTGCTGAGAATTCAAGTTTTGATTCTATGTCAAAGGGGGGGAGAGTGAAATCTGCAAGTCTGCCATCACAACTTTctcaaataaaagagaaatcaattGCTTCTGCTGGCCAATCTAATGACGGCAAAGCTGTTGATTCTCAATCAATAAGCAAGATGAGACTTGCTGACATTGAGAAGAGGCCTCCTAGGGTGCCTCGGCCACCTCCTAAACCATCTAGTGGTGCTGTGGTTGACTCAAATAAACTTACTTcaactggagtgccacctcctcTGCCAGGTGCCCCGCCACCCCCACCCCCACCTCCTGGTGGACCACCACGTCCACCTCCTCCACCTGGAAGCTTGCCAAGAGGGGCAGGAAGTGGTGATAAAGTTCACAGAGCTCCTGAGCTAGTTGAATTCTATCAGACATTAATGAAACGCGAGGCAAAGAAGGATACTTCATCATTGATGTCTTCAACATCTAATGCATCTGATGCTAGGAGCAACATGATTGGAGAGATAGAGAATAGATCATCATTCCTCTTGGCT GTGAAAGCTGATGTGGAAACTCAAGGAGATTTTGTCCAGTCATTGGCAACTGAAGTTCGAGCAGCTTCCTTCACAAACATAGATGATTTGATTGTCTTCGTAAATTGGCTAGATGAGGAACTCTCCTTCTTG GTTGATGAACGGGCAGTTCTCAAGCACTTTGATTGGCCTGAAAGTAAGGCTGATGCATTAAGAGAAGCAGCTTTCGAATACCAGGACCTGTTGAAATTAGAGAAACAGGTCTCCTCATTTGTTGATGATCCCAAACTCCCATGTGAAGCTGCTTTGAAGAAGATGTACAAGTTGCTTGAAAA AGTGGAAAATAGTGTATATGCACTTTTACGAACAAGGGACATGGCTATTTCACGATATAGGGAGTATGGGATTCCAGTTGATTGGTTATTAGATTCAGGAGTCGTTGGCAAG ATCAAGCTTTCATCTGTACAATTGGCGAGGAAGTACATGGGACGTGTAGCATCAGAACTTGATGCGTTGAGCGGACCTGAAAAGGAACCAAATAGAGAGTTTTTGCTTCTGCAAGGCGTGCGTTTTGCTTTCCGAGTTCATCAG TTTGCTGGAGGCTTTGATgcagaaagcatgaaaacgttTGAAGAACTGAGGAGCCGTGTACATTCCCAAACGGGGGAGGACAATAAACTTGAAGGATCATAG